The proteins below come from a single Parazoarcus communis genomic window:
- a CDS encoding amidohydrolase family protein: MKRTRCLGFLLVCSVFGVTAPTCGAGTAQAVLPVFDAHLHYNWEPVPHLPLEGVLALFRENKVTGILATSRPNDGTRALYEAQSKDLWVVPFIRPYRTRPDIQTWMSDPQTEELIATEFKRGYYRGIGEFHLTGRAAEAPQVKKTVDFAVKHTLYLHAHADDEALEILYRHSPEAQIIWAHTGFSTDPAKVEAYLQRYPKLWCELSYRYGITEGGTLTPEWRRLFEKYPERFLIGSDTWVNERWDNYGSIMHTYREWLKQLPDEVAEKIAFRNAERLFGR, encoded by the coding sequence ATGAAGCGGACTCGTTGCCTGGGTTTTCTGCTGGTCTGTTCCGTATTCGGAGTCACGGCCCCAACATGTGGCGCCGGCACTGCCCAAGCCGTCCTCCCTGTTTTTGATGCCCATCTGCACTACAACTGGGAGCCGGTGCCACATCTGCCGCTCGAAGGCGTGCTGGCCCTGTTCCGCGAAAACAAGGTCACAGGCATCCTCGCTACCAGTCGCCCCAATGACGGGACGCGTGCGCTGTATGAGGCACAGTCAAAAGACCTGTGGGTGGTGCCATTCATTCGTCCCTACCGCACACGCCCTGACATCCAGACATGGATGAGCGACCCGCAGACCGAAGAACTGATCGCCACCGAATTCAAGCGCGGCTATTACCGCGGCATCGGCGAATTTCACCTCACCGGCCGTGCCGCTGAAGCACCTCAGGTCAAAAAGACCGTCGACTTCGCGGTGAAGCACACTCTCTATCTGCACGCCCACGCCGACGACGAAGCGCTCGAGATTCTTTACCGCCACAGCCCGGAGGCGCAGATCATCTGGGCGCACACGGGTTTTTCCACCGATCCGGCCAAGGTCGAAGCCTATCTTCAACGTTATCCCAAGCTGTGGTGCGAACTGTCCTACCGCTACGGGATCACCGAAGGTGGGACACTTACGCCCGAATGGCGGCGCCTGTTTGAAAAGTATCCGGAGCGCTTCCTGATCGGCTCCGATACGTGGGTAAACGAACGCTGGGACAACTACGGCAGCATCATGCATACCTACCGGGAATGGTTGAAGCAGTTGCCCGACGAGGTGGCGGAAAAAATCGCCTTCCGTAATGCCGAGCGACTTTTCGGGCGATAA
- a CDS encoding 2-hydroxychromene-2-carboxylate isomerase produces MSKSFDFYFDFASPFGFLGSRKVSALAKAIGRDVNWRPFLIGAVYKAHGGLPLDHPLKKDYVFKDFFRRAKLDGIAEVRVPANFPANPIPPSRLAYWVEREAPEKMGAFVEAAYRAYWIDGKDTSDANVALDVAASLGFDRDAAAAGAQEQDIKDRLRHETENALARGVFGSPFILIDGEPFWGTDRFDDIERLYA; encoded by the coding sequence ATGAGCAAATCCTTCGATTTCTATTTCGACTTCGCCTCACCCTTTGGCTTTCTCGGCAGCCGCAAGGTCTCCGCCCTGGCCAAAGCCATCGGGCGGGACGTGAACTGGCGCCCGTTCCTGATCGGCGCGGTTTACAAGGCACACGGCGGCCTGCCGCTCGACCATCCGCTGAAGAAGGACTACGTCTTCAAGGACTTCTTCAGGCGCGCAAAACTGGACGGCATTGCCGAGGTCAGGGTGCCAGCCAACTTCCCCGCCAACCCAATCCCGCCGTCGCGCCTCGCCTACTGGGTTGAACGCGAAGCCCCGGAAAAGATGGGTGCCTTCGTCGAGGCCGCCTACCGGGCCTACTGGATCGACGGCAAGGACACCTCCGACGCAAACGTCGCGCTGGATGTCGCTGCAAGCCTCGGATTCGACCGCGACGCGGCTGCAGCCGGCGCGCAAGAGCAGGACATCAAGGATCGCCTGAGGCACGAAACCGAGAATGCCCTTGCGCGCGGCGTGTTCGGCTCGCCCTTCATCCTGATCGACGGCGAACCGTTCTGGGGCACCGACCGTTTCGACGATATCGAACGTCTCTATGCTTGA
- a CDS encoding SDR family NAD(P)-dependent oxidoreductase, producing MNPHPTPTEVCLVVGAGDATGGAIARRFAREGLHVVASRRRGDLSRLVADIEAAGGSATAVHSDARDEDAVRALVAKAEQIGPITACIFNVGGNVRFPIAETSAQVYRKVWEMCAFAAFLVGREVVEPMRKRGQGTLLFTGASASLRGNTGFAAFAGGKHALRALAQSMARELGPEGVHVAHIIIDGLIDNPSTKALFPDMFEARMPDGILRPDDIAEAYWQLHRQPRSAWTFEMDLRPYKEQW from the coding sequence ATGAACCCACACCCCACACCCACCGAGGTCTGCCTGGTCGTCGGCGCAGGCGATGCCACCGGCGGAGCGATCGCGAGACGCTTCGCACGAGAAGGCCTGCATGTGGTGGCAAGTCGCAGGCGCGGGGACCTCTCCCGGCTTGTGGCAGACATCGAAGCCGCCGGCGGCAGCGCAACCGCGGTGCACTCGGACGCGCGCGATGAGGATGCGGTCAGGGCGCTGGTGGCAAAGGCCGAACAGATCGGCCCGATCACGGCCTGCATCTTCAACGTCGGCGGCAATGTGCGGTTCCCGATCGCGGAAACAAGCGCTCAGGTATATCGCAAGGTCTGGGAGATGTGCGCCTTCGCGGCATTTCTGGTCGGACGCGAGGTCGTCGAACCCATGCGAAAACGCGGTCAGGGCACCCTCCTCTTCACCGGCGCCTCGGCCAGTCTGCGCGGAAACACCGGGTTCGCCGCCTTCGCCGGGGGCAAGCATGCCTTGCGCGCGCTCGCACAAAGCATGGCGCGGGAACTCGGTCCCGAGGGCGTACATGTCGCCCATATCATCATCGATGGCCTGATCGACAACCCGTCGACGAAGGCACTCTTCCCCGACATGTTCGAGGCCCGCATGCCGGACGGCATCCTCCGTCCCGACGATATCGCCGAGGCCTATTGGCAACTGCACAGGCAGCCACGCAGCGCATGGACCTTCGAAATGGACCTGCGTCCCTATAAAGAACAATGGTGA